The Paenibacillus amylolyticus genome contains the following window.
GCGATAACGCCATTGGACAGTTTCACGTCTTTGCTCGTATAACCGTCCGAATAATCTCTTGGAGATACATCCACTTTCATATGGTTGAAAACAAAGCTGACGCCGTCGCCACCTGCACCTACACTTTTGAACGTATCACCTGCGATCATCTGCTGAGGGGCATAAGCTGTCTCGAACCCATCGAATTGTGCAAAAGCCTTTTGAATTGCCTCTTTTTGTGCTGCGCTATACGTTACATTCGTCAAGGCCGAAGGATTGCTCGTGGCTTGGCCGATAATGACCTGACCTTTTTTGCCGTCATAGGATACAGGCACATGTAGCGCATCGGCAAGGGCACGTACAGGCAGATAAGTAGAATTGTTATAGGTAATTGGAGCGAGTTTGTTGCCATTGCCATCAGTTGGTGAGTAAGCCGCGCCATCTACATTGAAGCTGATTCCATGGTTAAGGTATGCAGAGATTTTCTCCAGCTGCGTTCCGGCAAATACACCCGTCGCTCCTGTTAATGTCATGCCTAGTACCATCATCGTTGCTACGGATTTCTTCATGTTCTTTTTCATCATATATCTCTCCTTCAAGTTGGGGGTTGGTTTAGTTTAATGGGCTCGCTGTCCCTTATGGCTTAATATTAAACCCCGAACATATCCAGAATAATTCTGAATTATCTCCAACTTGTAAACATGTGTATAGAGACAGGAGACCAGCATCTGTCTGTTGAATAGATCGCATAGGATCAGAAACGAGGTGAAAGCATGACAATTTTTCATTACGTGGCAGTTCAATATGACATTGGGAATATTGTAGAATTTAATGCTATAGAACACGGTAATAGTTCTAAAGCGATGTTGATTGAGTCTACACAAGGTAAGTTCGTTTTACGTAAACTGAGGAACGAACAACAGGCGTGGATTGAGTATGAAATGGTTCAGGCATTGGCAAACGTAAACATTTCACCATCCATGGTACAGACAAAATATAAGATTCCGTATATTACATATACTAATGAGATTTATAATTTGCAGATCTACATAGAGGATTTGCTTCCGCGTTCCCAAAGTAACATTGACTTTGTTCGGTTAGGTCAGGTGATCGGTCTTTTTCATCGTACGACGAGTCATCTTAAGGTTGCTGGTATGGAAGATCGTTTCGAGTTATCTCAATTATGGGGTGAGGTTTCCAATGTAGTGTTAGCTTCGTCATCTGAACAAATTCGTACGTTAGCCCAGCTTACAGTGGAGTGTCTGGGATTTCGCAAAACGAACCATTCAGTCATTCATGGGGATCTGGGCATGTGGAATTTGTTGTTTACAAAAGAGTCTATCTACATTATTGATTTCGGTGAAGTAAGGATGGACGATCATCATTTTGATCTGGCAGCTGTACTAACTTCTACAATTCCCGCATCAACACATAGGCAAGAACTTGGAAAGATTATGGCTGACTTTGAAGAGGGTTATGTGCAGGAGAATGCTAATTTTAACAGGAGGCAGCTATACGAACAGTTACAAGTATGGATGTTACGCGGATTTTTGGCAGTAATCAGGGAGAGGGGAGATGGCCCCTCGACCATTGGATATGTAGAACGAAAACGGAAGCTGCTAGGCATGTTTGAACGTATTCTTTGCCGAATCGAAACATTTTAGTTGAAGAGATAGAGAATTAGTCCGCCAAAACCAAGTACAATTGCACCAACGTATACATAGGAAAGTTTGCTTAGGTTTTGCTTTGTGCGGCGGTCATATTCGGGGTTGCTGGTCTGATTGGCTTTGGAATTTCCGATAATCAGGGTAGCAACACCTCCAAACAAGGCGATACCTATAATTAAAATATAAGGCAACCAGGTCATGAATGGACCTCCTTCGCGAATAAGTTGATATGTCTTTATTGTACTTCAAGATAACCTTTGATGTAAGCTTTAGTTGAGAAATAAAGGGAAATGAAGTAACTGTCTTACAGTATGTAGGTAGTCTTGGATCAGAAAGATCACTATAATTTTAGTTTTTTTAACTCAAAAAAACCTTGATACAACAGGCATTCGCAGCTTTCTTCACGGAAAGCTGTGATTTTTTTTGCCCAAAGAGTGATCCAGATTAGAGAACCCTGCGTTACACCCTATGAAGACGACGACGAGGAAAGAAATTATACACAAAACATAATCGAGGAGTGAACACGTAATGAAAATGAAAATGAAGAAGTTTATCGCGCCTGTACTTAGCTTGACACTATTGATGCCGGGAATCGCTGGAGCAGCTTCCGCAGCACAGACACCAATGACAATGATGAAAGCATCCGTGAATACACCTGCGGCTGACTTGAGAGCAAACCTGGACCACCTGCTGTCCGAGCACTTTGCACTCGCAGTAACGGCAATGGCCAAAGCATATGACGGAGCAAAAGATGCAGATGCAGCCTACAAAGCACTCGACCAGAATGCACTGGATATGCAACCAGCGATTGCTTCCCTATATGGTGAGGCAGGTGCCAAAGAATTCGAACGCATCTTCCGCGCTCATAACAAATACACCGATGATCTGGTGAAAGCAACCAAAATGGGCAACCAGGCTGGGATCAAACAAGCACAGGCAAACATCAACGGTTTCGTGGATGAGTTCTCCACATTCCTGAGCACAGCTACCGAAGGCAAATTGCCAAAAGCAGCAGCCAAACAAGCGCTGCAAGTACATGAAGATCTCGTGCAAAAAGTATTTGATGAGTATGTAGCTGGAGATTATGCTGATGCATACAAGGCTTACCGTGAAGGTTTCAAAGAAATGTTCGACGTAAGTAAGGCACTTTCCACAGCAATTACTACACAAATGCCTGAGAAATTCGAAAATACCAAAGCGGATACCAAAGCAGCTGATCTGAGATCTGCACTCAACCACTTGGCTTCCGAACACTTTGCGCTTTCGGCTCTGCAAATGCAAGAGGAATTTGATGGACGTACAGCCGCTTCCAACGCACTGATTACAGCTGAAGCTGGAAATACAGCTGACTTCAAAGCAGCGATTGCTTCCGTTTACGGTAACGATGGTGCCAATGCTTTCGAGAAAATTTGGGTAACCAATCACGTTAATGCGCAAAGCGACTATGTAAAAGCCGTGAAAAACAACGATGCTGCGGCTCGTGCAGCAGTAGAGAAACGTATTGACGGATTTACAACAGAATTCGCGACATTCCTGGATTCCGCAACAGCTGGCAATCTGCCAAAAGCAGCAGGACAACAAGCCCTGACAACACATGAAAATCAAGTGCAAAACGTATTGAATCAATATGCAGCAGGCAACTATGATGCTTCTTACACAACGAATCGTGAAGGCTTCAAAGTGATGTTTGGTGTAGGTCAAGCCTTGGGTAACGCGATTGTGACTCAATTTAACGACAAATTCCAAGAGCCAGCAACACCTGCACCAGCGCCAGAAATGACAACGGTGTGGATGCAACTGAACAGCAAAATGCTGAAAATTAACGACAAAACAACCAACATGGATACCACACCAGTGCTTTGGAAAAACACAACATACATTCCACTGCGTTTCTTGAGTGAAGGTATTGGCGCAACGGTGAAATGGGACAAAAAAGCACAACAAGTAACGGTAATGGCTGGCGATGATACCCTTGAATTCTGGGTGAACAACAACGTTATGGAAGTCAACGGCGTGAAGAAAAACGTGGGTGCTACGGTATTTGTAAACAAAGATGGACGTACGCAAGTACCTCTGCGTTTCATTGCTGAACTTCTGAACTGGGACGTGAAATGGGCACAAAAAGATGGTTCCATTACGCTGACTAAATCCATGTAATACAACGTTTTTCATAACAGAATCAACCAAAAGAGCTGCCCATACGGCAGCTTTTTTGGTTTCACCCATAAGTTCAAATATTTGGTATAATCATCGAGAATGACCTACATAACAGCTGGGATAGCCGATGGAGTCTAGAATGAGGTATGATAATTTGGTATAAGCAAAATGAAGAGGGGGACAGAGGAATGAGTACATCATCAAAATCGGAGCGTCCAGCGAGAAATGTGGATACCCGGTTATTTGTTGCTTGGGCCGTTTCCGTTATTGCAACAGGGGGAGTCTCTATTTCAGTGAGATCAAGGGATATCTACCATGTGATCTGTGCTGGTATCAGCGTATATTTATGTATCCACTAACGATTTTATTGGGTATTGCCTACTTCAAGGATGACGTGGGCATCACGAAATACGTACTCCCACTTAGTTTTGTCGGTGGCGGCATTTCGTTATATCACGTAACGATCCAGCGTATTTTTTCGGCTACAGGTAATGCCGTAGCGTGTGGCAAGGTTCCGTGTTATACCGACTATCTGAACTGGTTTGGTTTCATCACCATTCCACTACTCGCACTGATCGCCTTTATTATCATCATCGTGATGCTGTGGGGTATCGGCAAAACACCCAAATCTTCTTGATAAGAAAGGACAGATGGTGATGAGCGGACAAGCTCGTTGGTTCATGCCCTTCATTGTTTTGGTCCTCCTGACAGTAGGATGCTCCTATGAGGAACAGTCACAATCGGGTGAGATGCCAGAGATGATCAAAGTGAAACTTGTCGTTCCAGAGAAGGCTTCTCTTCATAAACCAATACAGTTGCAGGTGAAGCTCACACAGGGAGATGCACCGTTAAGCGATGCTGACCATGTGCAATTCCAGATCTGGAATGAACTTGATGATCCGCCTTCTGTATCTCCGGAGCAAGGTATGATGACAGCTGAAGAACTGGAGAATCAGGGGGCTATTACTGCCAATGAGACAGAGGAAGGGCTGTATGAAATCCAGTATACCTTTGAAGAACCAGGTACGTATGTGGTACAGGTCCATGTTACGCACGGAGCAATGCATAGCATGCCGAGAGCAAGAATTGTGGCGGAATGAAGCAGCGGCGGATACCAAGGGTTTGGTTCAGCGTTAGCAATAGGTTTATAATGTTAAAGGTATGAAGAATGTTGTAGGAAAAGAGGCTGTTATGGCAACTATTCATGATGTTGCACTCAGGGCAGGAGTTTCTGTAACTACCGTCTCGCGTGTATTAAACAACCGGGGATATATCAGTCAGAAGACTCGGGACAAAGTGTATCAAACCATGGATGAACTGAACTATCGCCCCAACGAAATTGCCCGTTCTCTTCTGCGTAAGCAATCCAATGTGATAGGCTTGATTATTCCCGATGTATCTCATCCGTTTTTTGGAGAACTGGCTAACTATGTTGAGTACCATGCATACCAGAATGGATTTAAAATTATGTTATGCAACTCCCACATGGACCCTTCCAAAGAGCGTGAATATGTGGAAATGCTCAAGGGGAATCGCGTGGATGGCATTATTATGGGAAGTCATACATTGGAAGTCGATGAGTATATGAACCTGCATTCCCCAATTGTGACCTTTGATCGTAAGATCGGTGAAGACATCCCTTTTATCTCATCTGATAACTATCAGGGAGGGGTTATGGCTGCTGAATTGCTACTCTCGAAGAACAGACGGCATTTGGCACATATTTGCGGTAATTTGGAATTGCAAATGCTCTCCAATCGCCGGACGACAGGTTTCGTTGATACATTGCAGGCTCATGGAGTCAAGCCGGTCATGATTCATGAAACCGATCTGAATGTGTTTGATCAGCATCAGTATACGGAATTGGTGGATAAGCTGCTTGCACAACACCCGGAGGTGGATGGGCTGTTTGTAACGAGTGATCTGATGGCGGTGCATGCGCTGAAGCAGATCGTGTTAGGTGGGCGCAAGGTACCTGATGAGATCGCTATTGTAGGTTATGATGACAGTCGTGCGGCAGGGTATACGGTGCCTGGCATAACAACGATTAGGCAGCCGGTGGAGGCTATGGCTAAGCTGGCGATTGATCTGATTCGGCGTCAGATCGCGGAAGAGAAGATCGGAATGGAGCATATTTTGCCAGTTACCTTAGTGGAGAAGAGACGACCTGATACAGGTCGTTTTTTCCTGTTTGTCCTTTTGCCTCGAAAAAATCAAGGATAAATATTTTTTTTAAATGGTATGTCAAACGATTGACATGTCAAACCTTTGACATTATAATTCGATTTGTAAGCGTTTCCTTTTAAACTACTGATCGGGGGCCATAACAAGATGAAAAGAGAACAGAGATGGATGATGAAATTATCGGTATTGTCTTTGATTATGATGCTTGTATTGTCAGCATGTGGAAGTAAAGCAGCGACGGAGTCCAACTCCTCCTCTGAGGGGAGCAGCAGTGAGAGTGTCAAAATCACCTTGCTCAATTCCAAGTCGGAAATTAACAGTCAGCTGGAGCAAGCGGCTAAAGACTTCCATGCCGAAAATCCAAATGTCACACTAGAAATTGTACCTGTAGGCAGTGGACAGTCTCCGTTTGAAAAAGCGTCTGCTTTGTATGCTTCCGGCAGTCCTACAACGATGATGATGCTGGATACAGGGGATGTCGAGAAATTCAAGGATCGTGTTCTGGATCTCACATCCGAGTCTTGGATGAAGGACGCTGTGGAGAATAGCACAGCGGCTACGACGTTTGATGGCAAAAATTATGCCTTCCCGTTCTCTATTGAAGGATATGGATTCATCTATAACCAGAATGTTTTGGATCAGGCAGTAGGTGGAACATTTGATCCAAAGTCTGTACAGACCACTGCACAACTTGATGAGTTGTTCCAAAAGATCGCTGCTACTGGAAAATCACCTTTAATTGTATCTCCGATGGATTGGTCGCTTGGTGCGCATTATCTGGGGCTTGCATATGGTGGGCAGTCGCCGGACCGTGGGAAGGTGGATCAATTCATAACTGATCTGAAGGCAGGTCAAGTGGACCTTGCTTCCAACGCCGTGTTTAATGGCTTGTTAGATACATTTGATCTGATGAAAACCTACAATATTGACAAGGCTTCTCCCCTGTCCGGAACTTATGAACGTGGACCTGAGGTGCTTGGCAAGGGTGAGGTTGGCATCTGGTTCCAGGGCAACTGGGCATGGCCGCAAATTTCAAGCTTTGATACAGCAGATGGAAAATACGGCTTCCTGCCAGTACCTGTGAGCAATAATGCAGATGATTTCGGTAATACGCAAATCTCTGCTGCCGTATCCAAACGAATATTGTTGGATAAGGAAAAGAGCACACCAGCACAACAGGAAGCTGCGAAGAAATTTTTGGATTGGATTGTTTATAACGAAAAGGGTCAGGATTTCCTGGTGAATCAAGCCAGTATTATTCCGGCATTCAGCAACATTACACTGGAGCCGACCGATCCGCTTGGCAAGTCCATTAGTGAATACATCAAGGCAGGCAAAATCGAGGAATCAATGAGTACACTCCCTGCGGATCACTGGTCCAAACTGGGTGCGTCCATGCAGAAATACTTGGCTGACGTCATTGACCGTGCCGGACTTGCGAGCGAAATTCAGGCATACTGGAGCAACGTGAAATAAAGGAATTCATTTTAGCCCTGAGCAGCACATAGAGAGAGACTTGCGGTACGCCGGAGATGATGGATGTACAGCTTCCACACGAGGTCTGTTCGACTTGTTTCCGGCACAACCGTTAGGCTAATTATTTGGATAGAGTGGAGGTTGACAATGCTGAGCGAAAAAGGATTATGGACACGTCTGCGAACCCGTCTGATCTTTACTGGCCCGACATTATTTGCGTTTGCTACAGTGATGATTATTCCATTTCTGTATGGTATTTATTTGACGTTTACGAACTGGGATGGCATTGCCATCGATCAAAACTTTGTTGGCTGGGATAATTATATTGGTGTGTTCAAGGACACCGTGTTCTGGAAATCATTCGGGATGACGCTGGAGTACGTATTTATTACCGTTGTGCTCACCAATGCAGTTGCTTTCCTGCTCGCTTACGCTGTAACCCGGGGAATGAAGGCGCAGGGCTGGTTTCGGGCCGGATTTTCCTGCCGAATCTGGTGGGTGGAATCGTGCTTGGTTTCATCTGGCAGTTTATTTTTAATCAGGTACTCGTCTTTGCGGGACAAAAAATGAACCTCACGCTGTTTTCCACCTCCTGGCTGGCTGACCCGGACAAAGCGTTCTGGGCACTCATTGTGGTGACCGTTTGGCAGTATGCCGGATATATGATGGTTATCTACATTGCAGGACTGATGAATGTGCCGAAGGATGTTATGGAAGCAGCCAGCATAGATGGGGCAAGTAATCGCAAAATGCTGGCGCGCATTGTATTGCCGCTGATGGTTCCTTCGTTTATTGTCTGCATCTTTTTGTCACTGCAACGGGGTTTCATGGTGTATGATCTGAACGTCTCCCTGACCAGTGGCGGGCCCTTTAAGAGCACCGAGATGGTATCCATGCATGTCTATGAGCAGGCCTTTCTTGCTCGTGATTACGGATTGGGGCAGGCAGAAGCCTTTGTGCTGTTTATCCTCGTGGCCGCCATTACACTGCTCCAGGTTTATTTCAGCAAAAAACTGGAGGTCGAGGCATAATGGCTGGACAATCGCGCATTCTCAACTGGATAAAGTTTAGTGCATTAATCGTTGTAATGATTTTGTTTGTATTTCCGTTTGTACTTCTCATCGTCAATTCGTTCAAAGCTAACCAGGAAATTACTTCCGATCCGCTAGGGTTACCAAGCTCCTTTCAATTCGATAATTATGTCAATGCGTTTGACAAAATGGGTTATGTATCCGCCTTCAGCAATTCGTTGCTCATAACCATTGCAGGTGTATTACTGATTGCTCTTTTTGCGGCGATGACAGCGCATTACTTTGTTCGTCACAATAGCAAGCTGAATCAGTATCTCTTTTTCCTGATGGTAGCTGCGATGATTATTCCGTTTCAGGCTATTATGATTCCGCTGGTTAAAATATATGGCTCGCTCAGCCTGCTGGATAACAAGTGGTCGCTGATCTACATGTATATTGGCTTTGGCAGTCCGCTCGCCGTATTTATCTATCATGGCTTTATCAAAAGTATTCCCCTGGAGCTTGAAGAGGCGGCTCTAATGGATGGCTGCGGCAGAGTGCAAACCTTTTTTCGCATCGTACTGCCGGTGTTACTGCCAACAACCGTAACGATTAGCGTGCTGAATGTATTGTGGATATGGAATGATTTTCTGCTACCTTCCCTGGTGCTGACTTCATCCGAGCAGCGTACGCTGCCGCTGTCCACGTTTTATTTTTATGGAACATACACAGTTGATTACGGTCCATTGATGGCTGGTCTGGTCTTGACCTTGCTGCCAGTACTGATCGTGTATCTGTTTGCACAGAAGTACATTATTCAGGGGGTCATGCAAGGGGCTATCAAATAAGTTCAGTTGGGTGATATATAGAGAGAGACAGGAGTGAAGGACATATGAACCAGGAACGATACGAGAAACAGGAAATAGACACAAGGCAAGAGACAGACCTTGGACTGACGAGTTCTTTGGCTCACACGAAGGAGAGTTATACACTCGCCCGGGCCAACGCATATATCAAAGAACATCGACACCAGGTTGATCCAACCTATCGAATGGCCTATCATTTGATGCCAGAGGTGGGCTGGATGAATGATCCCAACGGCTTCATATACTTCGGTGGGATGTATCATATGTTCTATCAGCATTATCCCTACGAACCGGTATGGGGGCCGATGCACTGGGGCCATGCGGTGAGCCGTGATTTGGTTACGTGGTCTTATCTGCCTGTTGCACTGGCACCTGATCAGAGCTACGACAGTGGAGGCTGTTTCTCTGGAAGTGCGATCGTGCAGGATGGCAAGTTGGTGCTGATGTACACGGGGCATGTGGTGACTGGACCCGACAAGGATAACGATTACTTGCAGACACAGAATATCGCTGTCTCGGACAATGGAATTGATTTTGTCAAAAGCGAGATGAATCCGGTCATTCGGCTGGATCAAATACCAGAGCATACCAGTCCCAAGGACTTCCGTGATCCAAAAGTATTTGAACGAAACGGTGTGTACTATTGTGTCCTCGGATCGAATGATGCCGCGGGTAAAGGTGTCATTCTATTGTACCGTTCAGCGGACTTGCTGGATTGGAGTTATGTTAACATTATGGCCCAGAGTGACGGGACGCTTGGCGACAATTGGGAATGTCCCGATCTGTTCACACTGGATGGCCGAGATGTGCTGATTATGTCTCCGCAGCGTATGCCTGCTCAGGGAGATAACTATCGCAATTTGCATTCGACCGTTTATATGATGGGAACGCTGGATGAAGACCAAGGTGTACTGAAGTACGAGCAGTACGTTCCGCTGGACTGTGGCTTCGACTTTTACGCACCTCAGACGATGGAGGATGCACAGGGACGACGAATCATGGTGGCCTGGATGGATACGTGGGAAACGGAAATTCCGACACAACAGTCTCATGCCTGGGCTGGAGCGATGACTTTGCCGAGACAACTGATTCGTAGGGGAGACCAATTGATATTTCAACCACTTCCCGAACTTATACAGTACAGGTCGGAAGGCAACGAACAGTACGGTATACATTTAAATGGTGATGAGCAAGACCTTGATCTTGGAATCAGCGGAGACCGTTACGAAATGCATGCTGTATTCGAAGTGGAACAGGCACGACAATTCGGATTGAAGCTGCGCACGGGTGAGGATGAAGAAACAGTGATTTCCTATGATGTGCAACAGCGTCGTCTATGCTTAAATCGCGAGCGGGCCGGAGCAGGGCTGGGGGAGAACGTGCTGCGACAGTGGAACTGCTTGACGGGAAACTGGAACTTCATATTTTTATGGATGTCAGCTCCATTGAGGTGTTCATTCAGCAGGGAGAGCAGGTAATGACAGGGCGGATATATCCTGGGCCGAACTCAACAGGTATTAAGGCTTTCGCGTCCGGAACGTGTACATTGACCGAACTTCGCAAATGGGATATACGAATTCCTCGATAATTTTTTTCTGAAATTCAGCCTTGACCTTGAAGTATACTTCAAGGTTTATTCTGGTTTCATCAACAATGTTTGGAGGATAAATGATGAAACTAATGGAATGGATACTGGTACTTGTAACGATTGCCGCAGCGTTGTGTATACCTGTGTACTCAAAGCGTCGGAAACTTGCGGCAGGGATGTCTGTTGCTTTGATATTAGCATTGCTGCTTCACGGTATATTAGATTCGTTTCGCGTGATGCTGCTGCCAACGTATCTTGTTGCAGGCATAATCTTCATCGTATTAATCATTAAGGTAGTGAAAGAGTATCGTAACAGAGTCACTGGGCATTTTGCAGAGAAGCAGAAACCGAAATGGCGTTCATGGCTTCAACTCACGCTGGTTGCGATGCTGGCGCTGGTCTCTGGCGCTGGCTCAGGAGTGCTCACTTGGTATTTTCCAGCATTTACGATTCCTGATCCTACGGGGCAGTTTGCGATCGGTACATTTTCGCAACAATTGGTGGATGAAACCCGTGAAGAGACGTTTACACCCGAAAGCGGGGACAAACGGGAACTGATGATTAACGTGTGGTATCCAGTGAACCCGGAGGATGCCAAGGGGATAACTCCTGAATCTTACCCGTCTGAACTTGGAGAAGCCATCAGTCTGGTATTTGGTATCCCGCCCAAGGTGTTCAGCTACCTTGATACTATTCCGACACATGTGGTTAAAGGCGCAGCCATATCAGACGCAAGCCCTTCTTATCCGGTGGTGCTGTTCTCTCCCGGTGTCCGTTCTGCCCGTTTCCAGAGCATGACTGCTGTCGAAGAACTGGTCAGCCATGGCTATATTGTTGTTGGTATGGATCATCCGTATACCTCAGCTCGCGTT
Protein-coding sequences here:
- a CDS encoding stalk domain-containing protein, with product MMKKNMKKSVATMMVLGMTLTGATGVFAGTQLEKISAYLNHGISFNVDGAAYSPTDGNGNKLAPITYNNSTYLPVRALADALHVPVSYDGKKGQVIIGQATSNPSALTNVTYSAAQKEAIQKAFAQFDGFETAYAPQQMIAGDTFKSVGAGGDGVSFVFNHMKVDVSPRDYSDGYTSKDVKLSNGVIAKWYTPDQTGMLTFQLDDRYVTLSSPDHKLSQAQLQQVAVSVQKSNSNNDQGITAFADVNYSKQQLDNIRKAFAKFDGFTTAYAPQHMVAGDTFKSVGAGGDGVNFVFNRMNVTVSPKDYSFSYDGKTVKLPNGVSAKWYTPDQTDMLTFKLDDRYVTISSPNNQLTHTQLEQMAVSVQKVK
- a CDS encoding phosphotransferase: MTIFHYVAVQYDIGNIVEFNAIEHGNSSKAMLIESTQGKFVLRKLRNEQQAWIEYEMVQALANVNISPSMVQTKYKIPYITYTNEIYNLQIYIEDLLPRSQSNIDFVRLGQVIGLFHRTTSHLKVAGMEDRFELSQLWGEVSNVVLASSSEQIRTLAQLTVECLGFRKTNHSVIHGDLGMWNLLFTKESIYIIDFGEVRMDDHHFDLAAVLTSTIPASTHRQELGKIMADFEEGYVQENANFNRRQLYEQLQVWMLRGFLAVIRERGDGPSTIGYVERKRKLLGMFERILCRIETF
- a CDS encoding copper amine oxidase N-terminal domain-containing protein, giving the protein MKMKMKKFIAPVLSLTLLMPGIAGAASAAQTPMTMMKASVNTPAADLRANLDHLLSEHFALAVTAMAKAYDGAKDADAAYKALDQNALDMQPAIASLYGEAGAKEFERIFRAHNKYTDDLVKATKMGNQAGIKQAQANINGFVDEFSTFLSTATEGKLPKAAAKQALQVHEDLVQKVFDEYVAGDYADAYKAYREGFKEMFDVSKALSTAITTQMPEKFENTKADTKAADLRSALNHLASEHFALSALQMQEEFDGRTAASNALITAEAGNTADFKAAIASVYGNDGANAFEKIWVTNHVNAQSDYVKAVKNNDAAARAAVEKRIDGFTTEFATFLDSATAGNLPKAAGQQALTTHENQVQNVLNQYAAGNYDASYTTNREGFKVMFGVGQALGNAIVTQFNDKFQEPATPAPAPEMTTVWMQLNSKMLKINDKTTNMDTTPVLWKNTTYIPLRFLSEGIGATVKWDKKAQQVTVMAGDDTLEFWVNNNVMEVNGVKKNVGATVFVNKDGRTQVPLRFIAELLNWDVKWAQKDGSITLTKSM
- a CDS encoding FixH family protein — protein: MSGQARWFMPFIVLVLLTVGCSYEEQSQSGEMPEMIKVKLVVPEKASLHKPIQLQVKLTQGDAPLSDADHVQFQIWNELDDPPSVSPEQGMMTAEELENQGAITANETEEGLYEIQYTFEEPGTYVVQVHVTHGAMHSMPRARIVAE
- a CDS encoding LacI family DNA-binding transcriptional regulator — translated: MATIHDVALRAGVSVTTVSRVLNNRGYISQKTRDKVYQTMDELNYRPNEIARSLLRKQSNVIGLIIPDVSHPFFGELANYVEYHAYQNGFKIMLCNSHMDPSKEREYVEMLKGNRVDGIIMGSHTLEVDEYMNLHSPIVTFDRKIGEDIPFISSDNYQGGVMAAELLLSKNRRHLAHICGNLELQMLSNRRTTGFVDTLQAHGVKPVMIHETDLNVFDQHQYTELVDKLLAQHPEVDGLFVTSDLMAVHALKQIVLGGRKVPDEIAIVGYDDSRAAGYTVPGITTIRQPVEAMAKLAIDLIRRQIAEEKIGMEHILPVTLVEKRRPDTGRFFLFVLLPRKNQG
- a CDS encoding ABC transporter substrate-binding protein, with the protein product MKREQRWMMKLSVLSLIMMLVLSACGSKAATESNSSSEGSSSESVKITLLNSKSEINSQLEQAAKDFHAENPNVTLEIVPVGSGQSPFEKASALYASGSPTTMMMLDTGDVEKFKDRVLDLTSESWMKDAVENSTAATTFDGKNYAFPFSIEGYGFIYNQNVLDQAVGGTFDPKSVQTTAQLDELFQKIAATGKSPLIVSPMDWSLGAHYLGLAYGGQSPDRGKVDQFITDLKAGQVDLASNAVFNGLLDTFDLMKTYNIDKASPLSGTYERGPEVLGKGEVGIWFQGNWAWPQISSFDTADGKYGFLPVPVSNNADDFGNTQISAAVSKRILLDKEKSTPAQQEAAKKFLDWIVYNEKGQDFLVNQASIIPAFSNITLEPTDPLGKSISEYIKAGKIEESMSTLPADHWSKLGASMQKYLADVIDRAGLASEIQAYWSNVK
- a CDS encoding carbohydrate ABC transporter permease, yielding MAGQSRILNWIKFSALIVVMILFVFPFVLLIVNSFKANQEITSDPLGLPSSFQFDNYVNAFDKMGYVSAFSNSLLITIAGVLLIALFAAMTAHYFVRHNSKLNQYLFFLMVAAMIIPFQAIMIPLVKIYGSLSLLDNKWSLIYMYIGFGSPLAVFIYHGFIKSIPLELEEAALMDGCGRVQTFFRIVLPVLLPTTVTISVLNVLWIWNDFLLPSLVLTSSEQRTLPLSTFYFYGTYTVDYGPLMAGLVLTLLPVLIVYLFAQKYIIQGVMQGAIK
- a CDS encoding lipase, with the translated sequence MMKLMEWILVLVTIAAALCIPVYSKRRKLAAGMSVALILALLLHGILDSFRVMLLPTYLVAGIIFIVLIIKVVKEYRNRVTGHFAEKQKPKWRSWLQLTLVAMLALVSGAGSGVLTWYFPAFTIPDPTGQFAIGTFSQQLVDETREETFTPESGDKRELMINVWYPVNPEDAKGITPESYPSELGEAISLVFGIPPKVFSYLDTIPTHVVKGAAISDASPSYPVVLFSPGVRSARFQSMTAVEELVSHGYIVVGMDHPYTSARVTFPDGRKVSYEAGPEFATSEELYQYNVEGVGIRAADARFVLDTLEQWNRNDPNQVLEGRLDLHHVGIMGHSYGGATTAEAMAQDERFQAGLSLEGGFWGSVSTTALKQPFMYIMSGGTAKSLEPDATETEKVAYPEFKPDLDHVMTSSLNDTYYLTVENFFHQSFTDISLISPKLFARGMTPEHNVDITRSYALAFFDRYLKGEEQPLLQGPASQFPEVTYDAKYTKIRNEQAQ